The DNA window GCCAGAGAAGCCCCAGCCAAACTCTGGTAAGTTCGGCTAGTGGTGCGGCAAGTTTCCATTTTAGGTTTGGCCATTTTCGCGCGAGCCGCTGTTCCTTTTAGTTAACCGTGGCTATCGCCAAAACGGCTAATGGGAAGAACCCGAACTCTTTGCCGGGAACGACGTTAGTGCTGCGTCAATCTTCAATCTTAGAGTGAGCGATTTCGGCCGTGCTGCTGTGCTGCCAATAAAACCGGGGGCTAGCGCCCGGCGGCTGATTTAGAGAAACCTGATTTTATGGTTTGACGATCCACCAGGGGCGATTCCTCACTCGGGCCTGCTAGGACTTCACGCGTCGCAGCACCATGTTGCCGCAGCCTTTGGCCATGAAGGTCTTCGGACGTTCTCCCATGGAGATTTCGGGTTTGCTGGCGGGGTCGTCGAGGTCCCCGCTTTTGACATCCGCCGTCGGGAGGCACAGTTTGAGCTGGTCGCCTTCCAGTTCATAAATTCCGGGCACATCGGGGGCTTTCTCGCCCGCGGGCAATTTATTTTCCGTCATCGTTATCGATTTGGGGCTGCTTCTTGAATCCAGGGTAAAGCTCGACTCCTGGAGGACCTGCTCCTTGCCGTTGACGACTGCGAACCACGTGATTTTGGCGCCGCTCATGCGCATCATGCCGCTTTCGATCTGGTCGATCACCTCTTGCGGAGCACCCTCCATCCCGACGGATTCGATCTTCCACACGCCCTGAATTTTTTCCAGGTCGCTCTCCGCGGCAGCGGGCGTTGTTGCAGTGGGCGTCGTAGCAGTGGGCGTCGAAGCAGTCGGCGTCGAAGCAGTCGGCGTCGAAGCAGTCGGCGTCGAAGCAGTCGGCGTCGAAGCAGTCGTCGTCGCTGCAGCCGTCGTGCTTGAAGACGGAGGCGTTTCATCGGTAGTTTCCATGTTGGGTTGATTACAACCCATCCCGAACGCCAGGATCGCCAGCAAACATCCGATTCGCATTCGCATTGTTGAGCCCTTTTCGAGAATTCTGAGCCTTGAAAAGAAGGCGCCCTCTACCACCCATGGTTATATCGCACGCGGAATAACAAAGGCAATCATCCCAGCCGAATCGCGCAAGGCCTCGGCGGGGCGGGTGATTCTTCTTACAATGAAGGCTCTACCCGCACCGTTTTTGGCTGTCGATCATGATGACTTCTGACTCGCCCGTACCTTTGCGTCGGCCTGAACTTCTGTCCCCGGCTGGGGATCGCGACTGCATTCATGCAGCCGTGGAGAACGGGGCCGATGCTGTTTACTTTGGCCTGGAATGCGGCTTCAACGCCCGGGCCAGGGCGACCAACCTGCATCTGGA is part of the Lignipirellula cremea genome and encodes:
- a CDS encoding TIGR03067 domain-containing protein is translated as MRMRIGCLLAILAFGMGCNQPNMETTDETPPSSSTTAAATTTASTPTASTPTASTPTASTPTASTPTATTPTATTPAAAESDLEKIQGVWKIESVGMEGAPQEVIDQIESGMMRMSGAKITWFAVVNGKEQVLQESSFTLDSRSSPKSITMTENKLPAGEKAPDVPGIYELEGDQLKLCLPTADVKSGDLDDPASKPEISMGERPKTFMAKGCGNMVLRRVKS